The following are from one region of the Centroberyx gerrardi isolate f3 chromosome 16, fCenGer3.hap1.cur.20231027, whole genome shotgun sequence genome:
- the LOC139929973 gene encoding tumor necrosis factor ligand superfamily member 13B-like, whose product MLYNTLLSLTAFMFCLSLFLVYRASVLENDFRKLQGDIILQLNQPRSEGVSDGSMAKMSKTREDIKSSAFQQIQKNFLRLSFRRVKREQGGCRVPKSFLQLTANTNKQPYVRGNVTVIPWTVAVQQGHAISPKANRIVVQEDGYYMVFGQVLFESSGAIMGHIVRSWGSTESGMRSTELLRCLQEMSQATSVNTCYTAGTVKLNQRDELELVIPNRPQAVISMDAHSTFFGVMQLN is encoded by the exons ATGCTTTACAATACTTTATTATCACTAACGGCATTTATGTTTTGTCTTAGTCTTTTCCTGGTGTACAGAGCCAGTGttttagaaaatgattttcGAAAACTCCAAGGGGACATAattctacaattaaatcagcCACGTTCTGAGGGAGTCAGTGATGGGAGCATGGCCAAGATGTCTAAAACAAGGGAG GACATAAAGTCAAGTGCTTTCCAACAAATTCAAAAGAATTTTCTGAGATTGTCCTTTAGGAGAGTTAAACGGGAACAGGGCGGCTGTAGAG TGCCAAAGTCATTCCTGCAGTTAACAGCCAATACTAACAAACAACCATACGTAAGAG GAAATGTAACAGTGATCCCTTGGACTGTTGCTGTGCAGCAAGGACATGCAATTTCACCAAAGGCAAACAGAATTGTTGTGCAAGAGGATGGTTATTACATGGTGTTTGGACAA GTTTTGTTCGAAAGCTCCGGCGCCATTATGGGCCACATCGTTCGCAGCTGGGGTTCCACTGAATCGGGGATGAGATCAACAGAGCTTTTGCGCTGCTTGCAAGAGATGTCCCAGGCGACTTCTGTCAACACCTGCTACACTGCAG GCACAGTGAAGCTGAACCAGCGGGACGAGCTAGAGCTGGTGATTCCAAATCGACCTCAAGCCGTGATCTCCATGGACGCACACTCGACCTTTTTTGGTGTCATGCAGCTGAACTGA